A genomic stretch from Corynebacterium kutscheri includes:
- a CDS encoding FecCD family ABC transporter permease: protein MSFKVTSALSVVLILLLIVGIVFGVASGVAELSPATVFRSLIGDAPDPITYHIVVSRRLPRVLSAVIAGAGLALCGAILQTLTQNPLADPYILGISGGSFLGAALVITGGITLTSTGSFSAIAIAAFIGGILSLLAVFSLSTTRAGTLEPQRMILAGIAIGQLSSAGASALIYFSDKDAAQRIQAWSLGSLAGSQWSGLPLSATIVGILLCAALCSCRALDGFSFGTEAAKTLGVNVNVIRWTLYITVSLTTATLVAQTGIIGFVGLVIPHFVRMIVGPLHGYVIPLSALIGSVFLVWTDITCRVAFSPRELPLGLITATIGVPAFLFVLHKQRQAHI from the coding sequence ATGTCTTTTAAAGTTACGAGTGCACTTTCCGTCGTGCTCATCCTGCTACTTATAGTAGGTATTGTTTTTGGTGTTGCTTCCGGAGTAGCAGAGCTTAGTCCAGCAACTGTTTTCCGCTCGCTCATTGGTGATGCACCCGATCCAATCACCTATCATATTGTAGTTAGCCGCAGGCTTCCTCGAGTACTCTCTGCGGTAATAGCCGGTGCTGGTCTTGCCTTATGTGGAGCTATCTTACAAACACTTACCCAAAATCCCCTCGCAGATCCTTATATTTTGGGTATTTCTGGCGGTTCATTCCTGGGCGCAGCCTTAGTAATTACCGGTGGGATAACCCTAACGTCAACTGGTTCTTTTAGCGCTATCGCAATTGCTGCTTTTATCGGCGGCATTTTGTCTCTGCTCGCAGTTTTTAGCTTATCGACGACTCGCGCCGGCACACTTGAGCCGCAAAGAATGATCCTCGCTGGTATCGCTATCGGTCAACTTTCCTCAGCTGGTGCAAGTGCTTTGATCTATTTTAGTGATAAGGATGCCGCTCAACGTATTCAAGCATGGTCATTGGGTTCTTTAGCCGGATCGCAATGGTCAGGTCTCCCACTAAGCGCAACGATTGTTGGCATACTTTTATGTGCTGCACTATGTTCGTGTCGTGCTTTAGATGGATTTTCTTTTGGTACCGAGGCTGCTAAAACACTTGGGGTTAATGTCAATGTTATTCGCTGGACTTTGTATATAACAGTCTCTTTAACCACGGCTACTTTAGTAGCGCAAACTGGAATTATCGGCTTTGTCGGATTGGTTATTCCGCACTTTGTTCGCATGATTGTTGGTCCACTGCATGGTTATGTAATTCCGCTTTCGGCTCTTATCGGTTCAGTTTTTCTCGTATGGACAGATATCACCTGCCGAGTAGCTTTTAGTCCTCGTGAACTTCCACTGGGTTTAATCACAGCAACAATTGGTGTACCAGCTTTCCTCTTTGTGCTGCATAAACAAAGGCAGGCGCACATATGA
- a CDS encoding ABC transporter substrate-binding protein, whose protein sequence is MKNTSPTSSTVLVVLASVITLSACSTSTPEATDTTAAQATDFSPVTITNCGFEVTVSTQPQRIITLNQGATETLLALDSQNTMVGTAYLDSEIDPAVQDAYAQIPVLAEKYPTQETVLEKQPDFLVASYASAFDEKNAGSREELAKLGIATYLDPFACPDKTMRAKASWDSITASVQELGELSGHKETAQSLTATIMKAVSKAESNKVAQGKKVFWWDSKTDTPYAGAGHGGPQLLLNTVGAENIFADLEGNWTDVSWEAVLTANPDYIVVADASWDTAESKIAFAKTDPALKELDAVKNDRFITIPFAESTPNVRTYKGIKRLEEGFVK, encoded by the coding sequence GTGAAAAACACGTCACCTACATCATCAACTGTCCTTGTTGTCCTAGCGTCGGTAATCACCCTCAGCGCATGTAGTACTTCTACCCCTGAAGCAACTGATACAACAGCCGCTCAAGCTACTGATTTTTCACCGGTAACTATCACTAATTGTGGATTCGAGGTCACAGTTTCTACGCAACCACAGCGCATTATCACGCTTAACCAGGGAGCAACCGAAACTCTTTTGGCGCTTGATTCCCAAAACACAATGGTTGGCACCGCATATCTTGATAGTGAAATTGACCCTGCAGTGCAAGATGCTTATGCACAAATCCCTGTTCTAGCCGAAAAATATCCAACACAAGAAACTGTCCTAGAAAAGCAACCAGATTTTCTCGTCGCTTCCTATGCCTCTGCTTTTGATGAGAAAAACGCTGGCTCCCGAGAAGAACTAGCCAAACTTGGCATCGCCACCTACCTGGATCCATTTGCGTGCCCCGATAAAACAATGCGGGCAAAAGCTTCCTGGGATTCAATTACCGCATCTGTCCAAGAACTCGGTGAGCTATCCGGGCATAAAGAGACAGCTCAATCTTTAACTGCAACCATTATGAAGGCTGTATCTAAGGCAGAATCTAACAAGGTTGCACAAGGTAAGAAGGTTTTCTGGTGGGATTCCAAAACTGATACTCCTTATGCAGGAGCTGGCCACGGCGGACCGCAACTACTCCTAAATACAGTGGGTGCAGAAAATATTTTTGCTGACTTAGAAGGTAACTGGACTGATGTTTCCTGGGAAGCTGTATTAACAGCAAATCCAGATTATATTGTTGTTGCTGATGCCAGTTGGGATACTGCCGAGTCAAAAATTGCCTTTGCAAAAACTGATCCTGCACTCAAAGAACTCGATGCAGTCAAAAATGATCGTTTTATTACTATTCCATTCGCAGAAAGTACCCCTAACGTTCGAACTTATAAAGGAATCAAGCGTTTAGAAGAAGGCTTTGTAAAGTAA
- a CDS encoding glucose PTS transporter subunit IIA, whose protein sequence is MASTQQTSEFILDKVGGADNITSLTHCATRLRFQLKDQSKADQEALDNHKDVLGVVAQGTTGLQVVMGGGVAEYYAGIAKLPGVASKLSGEGNESKKASDKKEYGGVRGRYSWIDYCFEFLSDTFRPILWALLGASLIITVLILCDTFGMQDFRAPIEEQPPTFQLLHAMWRSVFYFLPIMIGATSAKKLGANEWVGAAIPAAFLTPDFLAMGAQGDIVQVLGMPLVINSYASQVFPPLLSSIGLYFVEKGLKKIIPSSIQMVFVPFFSMLIMIPVTAFLLGPFGVGIGNGISNFLAAVNDFSPFVLAIIIPLLYPFLVPLGLHWPLNAIMVQNLATLGYDYIQGPMGTWNFACFGLAAGVLFISIRERNSQMRQISTGGLMAGLLGGVSEPSLYGIVLRFKKTYPRLLAGCFVGGVVAGFFKITANAFVFTSLLTIPAMTPIFGYALAIAAAFFTSFILVVLFDYRSDEEKQAAREAIAQAKAQAEQEEDAAPATPEPASDEAPVTTAPAAASAAVATATADTKTALQAGAVTTISSPIEGQVVALSEVPDPIFAAAKLGQGVAIIPTGNKVVAPADGSVLTVQKSGHAVGLRLDNGIELLVHVGIDTVQLGGEGFEVHVAKKQHVKAGDTLITFDPEFISSKGYNLITPVLVTNTPKFENVTGVVAPAASYDTDIISTKA, encoded by the coding sequence ATGGCGTCTACGCAGCAGACATCTGAGTTCATTTTGGACAAGGTCGGTGGCGCGGATAACATCACGTCGCTCACCCATTGTGCAACTCGTTTGCGTTTCCAATTAAAGGATCAGTCTAAAGCTGATCAAGAAGCTCTGGATAACCACAAAGACGTTCTCGGCGTTGTGGCACAGGGTACCACCGGCCTCCAAGTAGTTATGGGCGGAGGTGTTGCTGAATACTACGCTGGCATTGCAAAGCTACCTGGTGTTGCTTCCAAGCTCTCCGGCGAAGGCAATGAGTCTAAGAAGGCTAGCGATAAGAAGGAATACGGCGGCGTTCGTGGTCGCTATAGCTGGATCGATTACTGTTTCGAATTCCTCTCTGATACCTTCCGTCCAATTCTGTGGGCGCTTTTGGGTGCATCGCTTATCATTACCGTTTTGATCCTTTGCGATACATTCGGTATGCAGGACTTCCGTGCGCCAATTGAAGAGCAACCACCAACATTCCAATTGCTACACGCAATGTGGCGTTCGGTGTTCTACTTCCTACCGATTATGATTGGTGCCACCTCAGCTAAGAAGCTAGGTGCAAATGAGTGGGTTGGTGCCGCTATTCCGGCTGCCTTCCTGACTCCGGACTTCCTTGCGATGGGTGCTCAAGGCGATATCGTGCAGGTTTTGGGTATGCCATTAGTGATCAACAGCTACGCTAGCCAGGTCTTCCCACCACTTCTCTCGTCGATTGGCTTGTACTTTGTGGAGAAGGGGCTGAAGAAGATCATTCCTTCTTCCATCCAAATGGTCTTCGTACCATTCTTCTCTATGTTGATCATGATTCCGGTTACCGCATTCTTGCTCGGCCCATTCGGTGTGGGTATTGGTAACGGTATCTCTAACTTCTTAGCAGCGGTTAATGATTTCTCCCCATTTGTTTTGGCTATCATCATTCCATTGCTCTACCCATTCCTAGTGCCACTGGGTCTGCACTGGCCACTGAATGCCATTATGGTGCAAAATCTGGCCACCCTGGGTTACGACTATATCCAAGGCCCAATGGGTACCTGGAACTTCGCTTGCTTCGGATTAGCTGCTGGTGTTCTGTTCATTTCGATCCGCGAACGCAACTCTCAGATGCGTCAGATCTCGACCGGTGGTTTGATGGCTGGTTTACTCGGCGGTGTGTCTGAGCCTTCCCTTTACGGCATTGTGCTGCGCTTTAAGAAGACCTACCCACGTTTGCTTGCTGGCTGTTTCGTTGGTGGTGTGGTAGCTGGTTTCTTTAAGATTACTGCTAATGCCTTCGTATTCACCTCCTTGCTGACCATTCCTGCAATGACCCCAATATTTGGCTACGCACTGGCAATCGCAGCAGCCTTCTTCACCTCTTTCATCTTGGTTGTTCTTTTCGACTACCGCTCCGATGAAGAAAAGCAAGCTGCTCGTGAAGCTATTGCTCAGGCCAAGGCACAGGCTGAGCAGGAAGAAGACGCAGCGCCAGCTACTCCAGAACCTGCTAGCGACGAGGCTCCAGTAACTACCGCTCCAGCAGCTGCTAGTGCAGCGGTAGCAACCGCTACCGCAGATACTAAAACTGCTTTGCAAGCTGGTGCCGTAACTACCATCAGCAGCCCAATTGAGGGACAAGTTGTAGCTTTGTCTGAGGTTCCTGATCCTATTTTCGCTGCGGCAAAGCTAGGCCAAGGTGTTGCAATTATCCCAACTGGCAATAAGGTTGTTGCGCCTGCCGATGGTAGCGTGCTTACCGTTCAAAAGTCTGGTCATGCTGTTGGTCTACGCTTAGATAACGGTATTGAACTACTCGTCCATGTTGGTATTGATACCGTCCAGTTGGGCGGCGAAGGTTTTGAAGTGCATGTAGCAAAGAAGCAGCATGTCAAGGCCGGCGATACTTTGATCACTTTTGATCCTGAGTTCATTAGCTCCAAGGGATATAACTTGATTACTCCAGTATTGGTGACCAATACTCCTAAATTTGAAAATGTCACTGGTGTTGTTGCACCTGCTGCGTCCTATGACACAGACATCATCTCCACCAAGGCATAA
- the coaE gene encoding dephospho-CoA kinase, translating into MKKIGLTGGIGSGKSTVARMLAEYGYPIIDADLIAREIVAPNTPALSELAKIFGQDILYSDGSLNRSLLAQRAFATEQARLLLNQITHPRIEERTQELFRSYEAKNHNVVVWDMPLLVDHGHHKEMDVVLVVDAEDETRVQRLICRGLSEEDARQRIAVQISREQRNAAATFILDNNGSLEELETQLLQLIKQLPQPGKDPNTPADNSAG; encoded by the coding sequence ATGAAAAAAATCGGGCTTACAGGCGGTATTGGTAGTGGAAAATCAACGGTAGCACGCATGCTAGCTGAGTATGGTTATCCTATTATCGATGCGGATCTTATTGCCCGCGAGATTGTTGCCCCTAATACGCCAGCTTTAAGTGAGCTTGCCAAAATTTTCGGTCAGGATATCTTGTACTCGGATGGTAGCCTTAATCGATCGTTATTAGCTCAGCGAGCCTTTGCTACTGAACAAGCTCGATTACTGCTTAACCAGATAACACACCCGCGTATCGAGGAACGCACCCAAGAACTTTTTCGCAGCTACGAAGCTAAAAATCATAATGTTGTGGTGTGGGATATGCCATTATTGGTTGATCATGGTCACCATAAGGAAATGGATGTAGTGCTTGTTGTGGATGCTGAAGATGAAACCCGGGTACAGCGATTAATTTGTCGTGGTCTTAGTGAAGAAGATGCACGTCAAAGAATCGCTGTCCAAATTTCCCGGGAGCAGCGTAACGCAGCAGCTACCTTTATTTTGGATAATAACGGTAGCCTTGAGGAATTGGAAACACAGTTGTTGCAGCTTATTAAGCAGCTTCCACAGCCGGGAAAAGATCCGAATACTCCGGCGGATAATAGCGCTGGATAG